A DNA window from Pithys albifrons albifrons isolate INPA30051 chromosome 7, PitAlb_v1, whole genome shotgun sequence contains the following coding sequences:
- the LOC139673837 gene encoding class I histocompatibility antigen, F10 alpha chain-like isoform X1 → MAPALGLGALLGLLLGLLGLLGAPGGATEVLHSLRYQFVAVSEPSPGIPQFMSMGFLDGIPIDRYDSERGRVEPQTPWMEKGPEPGYWDGQTEMSKRNQHVTADNLEILRGRYNQSGGLHTWQRVSGCDLLSDGTVRGSERYGYDGRDFISFELGSKSFVAADGAAQVTKRKWEHEGIVAERWTNYLGHICPEWLQKYVGYGREVLERKEPPDVHVSGKEEHGILTLSCHAYGFYPGIIGISWMKGDEIRDQETEWGGIVPNSDGTFHSWARIEALPGEWEQYRCRVEHAGMPEPGIFAWEPEFIWNSTPVVVALSVIAAIIIISLMGFGVWKLQSGNSRDGGGEQARIHSVAFQGSCARGADPALFP, encoded by the exons ATGGCCCCAGCGCTGGGTCTGGGGgcgctcctggggctgctcctggggctgctggggctcctgggggccCCGGGGGGGGCGACGGAGG TTCTCCACTCCCTGCGGTACCAGTTCGTGGCAGTGTCGGAGCCCAGCCCGGGGATCCCTCAGTTCATGTCCATGGGGTTCCTGGATGGGATCCCCATTGACCGCTACGACAGCGAGCGGGGCCGGGTGGAGCCACAGACGCCGTGGATGGAGAAGGGACCCGAGCCGGGATATTGGGATGGACAGACTGAGATGAGCAAGAGGAACCAGCACGTGACTGCTGACAACCTGGAGATACTGCGGGGCCGGTACAACCAGAGCGGGG GTCTCCACACTTGGCAGCGGGTTTCTGGCTGTGACCTCCTGTCCGATGGGACCGTCCGTGGATCCGAACGGTACGGCTACGACGGGCGGGATTTCATCTCCTTCGAGCTGGGATCCAAGAGCTTCGTGGCGGCCGACGGCGCTGCCCAGGTCACCAAGAGGAAATGGGAACACGAAGGGATCGTGGCAGAGAGGTGGACAAATTACCTGGGACACATCTGTCCAGAATGGCTCCAGAAATACGTCGGATACGGGCGGGAGGTGCTGGAGCGCAAAG AGCCCCCTGATGTCCATGTCTCCGGCAAGGAGGAACACGGGATCCTGACGTTGTCCTGCCATGCCTATGGATTCTACCCCGGGATCATCGGGATCAGCTGGATGAAAGGGGATGAAATCCGGGATCAGGAGACAGAGTGGGGCGGGATCGTTCCCAACAGCGACGGCACCTTCCACAGCTGGGCCAGGATCGAGGCGCTGCCGGGGGAGTGGGAGCAGTACCGGTGCCGGGTGGAGCACGCCGGGATGCCGGAGCCCGGGATCTTCGCCTGGG agCCAGAATTCATCTGGAATTCCACCCCAGTGGTGGTCGCCCTGTCCGTCATCGctgccatcatcatcatcagccTCATGGGATTCGGTGTCTGGAAGCTCCAGTCTGGTAACTCACGGGATGGGGGTGGGGAACAGGCACGGATCCACTCGGTGGCATTCCAGGGATCCTGTGCCAGAGGTGCTGATCCCGCTTTATTTCCatag
- the LOC139673837 gene encoding class I histocompatibility antigen, F10 alpha chain-like isoform X2 codes for MAPALGLGALLGLLLGLLGLLGAPGGATEVLHSLRYQFVAVSEPSPGIPQFMSMGFLDGIPIDRYDSERGRVEPQTPWMEKGPEPGYWDGQTEMSKRNQHVTADNLEILRGRYNQSGGLHTWQRVSGCDLLSDGTVRGSERYGYDGRDFISFELGSKSFVAADGAAQVTKRKWEHEGIVAERWTNYLGHICPEWLQKYVGYGREVLERKEPPDVHVSGKEEHGILTLSCHAYGFYPGIIGISWMKGDEIRDQETEWGGIVPNSDGTFHSWARIEALPGEWEQYRCRVEHAGMPEPGIFAWEPEFIWNSTPVVVALSVIAAIIIISLMGFGVWKLQSGRREKKGYNTTPNRVDA; via the exons ATGGCCCCAGCGCTGGGTCTGGGGgcgctcctggggctgctcctggggctgctggggctcctgggggccCCGGGGGGGGCGACGGAGG TTCTCCACTCCCTGCGGTACCAGTTCGTGGCAGTGTCGGAGCCCAGCCCGGGGATCCCTCAGTTCATGTCCATGGGGTTCCTGGATGGGATCCCCATTGACCGCTACGACAGCGAGCGGGGCCGGGTGGAGCCACAGACGCCGTGGATGGAGAAGGGACCCGAGCCGGGATATTGGGATGGACAGACTGAGATGAGCAAGAGGAACCAGCACGTGACTGCTGACAACCTGGAGATACTGCGGGGCCGGTACAACCAGAGCGGGG GTCTCCACACTTGGCAGCGGGTTTCTGGCTGTGACCTCCTGTCCGATGGGACCGTCCGTGGATCCGAACGGTACGGCTACGACGGGCGGGATTTCATCTCCTTCGAGCTGGGATCCAAGAGCTTCGTGGCGGCCGACGGCGCTGCCCAGGTCACCAAGAGGAAATGGGAACACGAAGGGATCGTGGCAGAGAGGTGGACAAATTACCTGGGACACATCTGTCCAGAATGGCTCCAGAAATACGTCGGATACGGGCGGGAGGTGCTGGAGCGCAAAG AGCCCCCTGATGTCCATGTCTCCGGCAAGGAGGAACACGGGATCCTGACGTTGTCCTGCCATGCCTATGGATTCTACCCCGGGATCATCGGGATCAGCTGGATGAAAGGGGATGAAATCCGGGATCAGGAGACAGAGTGGGGCGGGATCGTTCCCAACAGCGACGGCACCTTCCACAGCTGGGCCAGGATCGAGGCGCTGCCGGGGGAGTGGGAGCAGTACCGGTGCCGGGTGGAGCACGCCGGGATGCCGGAGCCCGGGATCTTCGCCTGGG agCCAGAATTCATCTGGAATTCCACCCCAGTGGTGGTCGCCCTGTCCGTCATCGctgccatcatcatcatcagccTCATGGGATTCGGTGTCTGGAAGCTCCAGTCTG ggaggagggagaagaagggaTACAACACGACACCCAACA GAGTAGACGCATAA